The Acidimicrobiales bacterium genome window below encodes:
- a CDS encoding methyltransferase domain-containing protein, with the protein MDRPSVLTDEVDTRSSAPVFQTAGWYLEAAVDLPHAADRRQARESAAAVVPLLLDRLAPASVVDIGCGAGHWLAELGRQGIDDYLGVDGDYVTMALTIPADHFVAADLTKPFVLDRRFDMAMSLEVAEHLPESSADTFVTSLTRLSDLIIFSAAAPGQPGPGHINTRWPSYWTALFAKHGFVGSDPFRAGLWGSEVAWWYQQNVVVYGRPERVRSLGLPAADPASIAHPELVRLLMDREPGVTESTRMLLAALRRSARARFR; encoded by the coding sequence GTGGACCGCCCCTCGGTACTCACCGACGAGGTCGACACACGGTCGTCCGCGCCGGTCTTTCAAACGGCCGGCTGGTATCTTGAGGCCGCCGTGGACCTGCCTCACGCTGCTGACCGCCGTCAGGCGAGGGAGTCGGCGGCAGCGGTGGTGCCGTTGTTGCTCGATCGCCTGGCGCCGGCGTCGGTGGTCGACATCGGCTGTGGAGCCGGCCACTGGTTGGCGGAGCTCGGCCGCCAGGGCATCGACGACTATCTCGGCGTCGATGGGGACTACGTCACAATGGCCTTGACGATCCCCGCAGATCATTTCGTAGCCGCCGACCTGACGAAGCCGTTCGTGCTCGACAGGAGGTTCGACATGGCCATGAGCCTGGAGGTCGCTGAACATCTTCCCGAATCATCGGCCGACACGTTCGTGACGTCACTCACCCGGTTGAGCGACCTGATCATTTTCTCGGCTGCGGCGCCCGGCCAGCCCGGGCCTGGGCACATCAACACGCGATGGCCCTCATACTGGACAGCCCTCTTCGCGAAGCACGGCTTCGTGGGCTCGGATCCATTTCGGGCCGGTCTATGGGGGTCGGAGGTGGCCTGGTGGTACCAGCAGAATGTCGTGGTGTACGGCCGGCCCGAACGTGTCCGCTCGCTCGGACTGCCTGCCGCGGATCCGGCCTCCATCGCGCATCCCGAGCTCGTGCGGTTGCTGATGGATCGCGAGCCCGGTGTGACGGAATCGACGCGGATGCTGCTCGCCGCGCTCCGACGAAGTGCCCGGGCCCGTTTTCGTTGA